A section of the Phaseolus vulgaris cultivar G19833 chromosome 8, P. vulgaris v2.0, whole genome shotgun sequence genome encodes:
- the LOC137827243 gene encoding uncharacterized protein codes for MMKMKNTPFNRTLWGMAEPGYHKAPSKVVSIPVHFVGSERTRTDSAMKIQRVLRGFLVRKTLRKIVAMRVELARIESEIRVEVVKREQKERVRVIETIMNLLLKLDSIRVLHYSGLRECRKSVIRKAIALQEMLDQMAVPVPDSDEGVKMEEKEEECVVEEGNCLVEEEGGSGMENLRNEEVEKESECLEEESVGLETSLVEEEEEEVEFEEEQEEGEEVEALRTTSLIEEEEEEEQKQEEGEKIEALRNEEVQEKESVGKSLVVEEGDGKKRELLMEKMVEDNHKMIEMMAQLFQRNEMQTTLLTSLAQRVEQLERALACEKLRRKKNRKTDRKNKQTHLRNNCFI; via the coding sequence atgatgaagatgaagaataCCCCTTTCAACAGAACCCTTTGGGGCATGGCTGAGCCTGGTTATCACAAAGCACCCTCTAAGGTGGTTTCCATCCCAGTTCACTTCGTGGGTTCAGAGCGCACAAGAACCGATTCTGCCATGAAGATTCAAAGGGTGTTGAGAGGGTTTCTGGTGAGGAAGACTCTGAGGAAGATCGTGGCCATGAGGGTGGAGTTGGCACGGATTGAGAGCGAGATTCGAGTTGAAGTGGTGAAGAGGGAACAGAAAGAGAGGGTGAGGGTGATTGAGACCATCATGAACTTGCTTCTGAAGTTGGATTCGATTCGGGTATTGCACTACTCTGGCCTCAGGGAGTGCAGAAAGTCTGTCATCAGAAAAGCTATTGCCCTTCAGGAAATGCTTGATCAAATGGCTGTGCCTGTGCCTGATTCTGATGAGGGTGTGAAAATGGAAGAGAAGGAGGAGGAATGTGTTGTGGAAGAAGGGAATTGTTTGGTGGAGGAAGAGGGAGGTAGTGGAATGGAAAATTTGAGGAAtgaggaggtagagaaggagaGTGAGTGCTTGGAAGAAGAAAGTGTTGGGTTGGAAACAAGTTTGGTtgaggaagaggaggaagaagttGAATTTGAGGAGGAGCAAGAGGAAGGTGAGGAAGTTGAAGCTTTGAGGACAACAAGTTTGATtgaggaagaggaggaggaggagcaAAAGCAAGAGGAAGGTGAAAAAATAGAAGCTTTGAGGAATGAGGAGGTGCAAGAGAAGGAGAGTGTGGGAAAGAGTTTGGTTGTGGAGGAAGGAGATGGGAAGAAGAGGGAGTTGTTGATGGAGAAGATGGTGGAAGACAACCACAAGATGATAGAGATGATGGCACAACTGTTTCAGAGGAATGAGATGCAGACTACACTTCTCACCTCTCTCGCACAAAGGGTGGAGCAGCTTGAGAGAGCCTTGGCTTGTGAGAAGTTGAGgaggaagaaaaacagaaagactgacagaaaaaataaacaaactcATCTGAGAAATAATTGCTTCATCTGA
- the LOC137823459 gene encoding uncharacterized protein, with amino-acid sequence MQMKKNPPSCRTHWSTAKPGYYRVPSKVVSIPVHFVGSERSRTDSAVKIQRMLRGFLVRNAMRKIGAMRVELERIEREIRVEVLRREQRERVRVIETIMNLLLRLDSVRVLHYSGLRECRKSVIKKAVALQEMLDEMAVGEEEVGEDDCVGKEEEGNGMENLQNEKCGSMEEESIGLERSLVERKEEEEEEDEALKNEEKGDGKKRELLLEKIVEDNQKMMEMMAQLFQRNELQSTLLSSLSQRVEQLERAFVVERLRKKKKNKVDARNKQACAKNGFN; translated from the coding sequence ATGCAGATGAAGAAGAACCCTCCTTCGTGCAGAACCCATTGGAGCACGGCTAAGCCTGGCTATTACAGAGTACCCTCTAAGGTGGTTTCCATCCCGGTTCATTTCGTGGGTTCAGAGCGCAGCAGAACCGATTCTGCCGTGAAGATTCAGAGGATGTTGAGAGGGTTCCTTGTGAGGAACGCGATGAGGAAGATCGGTGCCATGAGGGTGGAGTTGGAGCGGATTGAGAGGGAGATTCGAGTGGAAGTGTTGAGGAGGGAACAGAGAGAAAGAGTGAGGGTTATCGAGACCATCATGAACTTGCTTCTCAGGCTGGACTCTGTTCGGGTATTGCACTACTCTGGCCTCAGGGAGTGCAGAAAGTCTGTGATAAAAAAAGCTGTTGCCCTTCAAGAAATGCTTGATGAAATGGCCGTAGGGGAAGAGGAGGTGGGAGAAGATGATTGTGTTGGGAAAGAAGAGGAAGGTAATGGAATGGAAAATTTGCAGAATGAGAAGTGTGGGTCCATGGAAGAAGAAAGCATTGGGTTGGAAAGAAGCTTGGTTGAGAGAAAggaagaggaggaagaggaagatgaaGCTTTGAAGAATGAGGAGAAAGGAGATGGGAAGAAGAGGGAGTTGTTGTTGGAGAAGATTGTGGAAGACAACCAGaagatgatggagatgatggcGCAGCTTTTTCAGAGGAATGAGTTACAGAGTACACTTCTCAGCTCTCTCTCGCAGAGGGTGGAGCAGCTTGAGAGAGCTTTTGTTGTTGAGAGGttgaggaagaagaaaaagaacaaGGTTGATGCCAGAAATAAACAAGCTTGTGCTAAGAATGGCTTCAACTGA
- the LOC137827244 gene encoding uncharacterized protein isoform X2 → MALRLSSVVSGVGPRHSGNPRLKLRFRIRSSCCATVTNMAFTETPSKFKVIDSHLHVWASPQEAGRFPFFPGQEPTLPGNADFLLQCMEEAGVDGALIVQPINHKFDHSYVTSVLKKYPTKFVGCCLANPADDGSGLKQFEELVLKDGYRAVRFNAYLWPIGEKMTNKVGKAIFQRAGELNVSVGFMCMKVHVKFSALFRVSREQFPYLDLSALLSQVVSHFGANRVMWGSDFPFVVAECGYKGAKEAVHHIANEISLPLSDLEWIMGRTASQLFQNQWTPLKN, encoded by the exons ATGGCACTGAGATTGAGCAGTGTGGTTTCAGGTGTTGGTCCGAGGCATTCGGGTAATCCTAGGTTAAAGTTAAGGTTCAGAATCAGAAGTAGTTGTTGTGCTACAGTTACGAATATGGCCTTCACTGAAACCCCTTCAAAGTTCAAAGTCATTGATTCCCATCTCCACGTGTGGGCTTCACCTCAAGAG GCTGGTAGATTCCCTTTTTTTCCTGGACAAGAACCCACTTTACCAGGAAATGCCGATTTTTTGCTCCAG TGTATGGAGGAGGCAGGAGTAGATGGTGCACTCATTGTACAACCAATTAATCATAAATTTGATCATAGTTACGTCACAAG CGTTTTGAAGAAATACCCGACCAAATTTGTTGGTTGTTGCCTTGCTAATCCAGCTGATGATGGAAGTGGGCTTAAGCAATTTGAAGAACTTGTTTTGAAG GATGGTTATCGTGCTGTTCGATTCAATGCGTATTTGTGGCCAATCGGAGAAAAG ATGACAAATAAAGTTGGAAAGGCAATTTTCCAAAGGGCTGGAGAACTCAATGTGTCCGTGGGCTTCATGTGTATGAAG GTACATGTGAAATTTAGTGCCCTTTTCAGAGTGTCAAGAGAACAGTTTCCTTATCTGGATTTGTCTGCTCTCTTATCCCAAGTTGTCTCTCACTTTGGTGCTAACCGTGTAATGTGGGGCAG TGATTTTCCATTTGTTGTTGCTGAATGTGGTTACAAAGGAGCCAAAGAAGCAGTGCATCATATTGCCAATGAGATTTCTTTGCCTTTATCAGATTTAGAGTGGATCATGGGAAGGACAGCTTCACAGCTCTTCCAAAACCAATGGACTCCACTCAAGAATTGA
- the LOC137827244 gene encoding uncharacterized protein isoform X1 yields MALRLSSVVSGVGPRHSGNPRLKLRFRIRSSCCATVTNMAFTETPSKFKVIDSHLHVWASPQEAGRFPFFPGQEPTLPGNADFLLQCMEEAGVDGALIVQPINHKFDHSYVTSVLKKYPTKFVGCCLANPADDGSGLKQFEELVLKDGYRAVRFNAYLWPIGEKMTNKVGKAIFQRAGELNVSVGFMCMKGLGLHISEIEQLCTEFPSTVVLLDHLAFCKPPVNDEEGLVFSQLLNLSRFPQVHVKFSALFRVSREQFPYLDLSALLSQVVSHFGANRVMWGSDFPFVVAECGYKGAKEAVHHIANEISLPLSDLEWIMGRTASQLFQNQWTPLKN; encoded by the exons ATGGCACTGAGATTGAGCAGTGTGGTTTCAGGTGTTGGTCCGAGGCATTCGGGTAATCCTAGGTTAAAGTTAAGGTTCAGAATCAGAAGTAGTTGTTGTGCTACAGTTACGAATATGGCCTTCACTGAAACCCCTTCAAAGTTCAAAGTCATTGATTCCCATCTCCACGTGTGGGCTTCACCTCAAGAG GCTGGTAGATTCCCTTTTTTTCCTGGACAAGAACCCACTTTACCAGGAAATGCCGATTTTTTGCTCCAG TGTATGGAGGAGGCAGGAGTAGATGGTGCACTCATTGTACAACCAATTAATCATAAATTTGATCATAGTTACGTCACAAG CGTTTTGAAGAAATACCCGACCAAATTTGTTGGTTGTTGCCTTGCTAATCCAGCTGATGATGGAAGTGGGCTTAAGCAATTTGAAGAACTTGTTTTGAAG GATGGTTATCGTGCTGTTCGATTCAATGCGTATTTGTGGCCAATCGGAGAAAAG ATGACAAATAAAGTTGGAAAGGCAATTTTCCAAAGGGCTGGAGAACTCAATGTGTCCGTGGGCTTCATGTGTATGAAG GGCCTTGGTCTGCATATTTCTGAAATTGAGCAACTGTGCACAGAATTTCCATCAACAGTTGTATTGCTTGATCATTTGGCCTTTTGCAAACCACCAGT AAATGATGAGGAAGGCCTTGTCTTTTCTCAACTTTTAAATTTGTCTAGATTCCCTCAA GTACATGTGAAATTTAGTGCCCTTTTCAGAGTGTCAAGAGAACAGTTTCCTTATCTGGATTTGTCTGCTCTCTTATCCCAAGTTGTCTCTCACTTTGGTGCTAACCGTGTAATGTGGGGCAG TGATTTTCCATTTGTTGTTGCTGAATGTGGTTACAAAGGAGCCAAAGAAGCAGTGCATCATATTGCCAATGAGATTTCTTTGCCTTTATCAGATTTAGAGTGGATCATGGGAAGGACAGCTTCACAGCTCTTCCAAAACCAATGGACTCCACTCAAGAATTGA
- the LOC137827245 gene encoding ACT domain-containing protein ACR4-like — protein MDCWSSPLPLHDEFEKLVIRMNPPRVTVDNVSSRTDTVIKVDSANRRGSLLEVVQVLTDMNLGVRRAYISSDGEWFMDVFHVTDQNGKKFEQDDVADRIQQSLGPRASSFRSLRRSVGVQAEAEHTTIELTGRDRPGLLSEVFAVLADLKCNVVAAEVWTHNSRMASVVYITDEATGLSIDNPDRLAKIKQLLLYVLKGDIDKKSANTAVSVGSTHKDRRLHQLMYADRDYDIDDGDSGSTSDRNKLLVTVDDCIDKGYTVVNLRCPDRPKLLFDTVCTLTDMQYVVYHGTVIAEGPEAYQEYFIRHVDGCPISSEAERQRVIHCLEAAIRRRTSEGIKLELCGEDRVGLLSDVTRIFRENGLLVNRAEVTTRGTQAMNVFYVTDVTGNPVKSETIEAVRKEIGLAILHVKDDVCSKPPPHERGKFSLSGLFRSSSEKFLCNLGLMKSYS, from the exons ATGGATTGTTGGTCCTCTCCTCTGCCGCTTCATGATGAATTCGAGAAGCTTGTCATTCGAATGAACCCTCCAAG AGTCACTGTGGATAATGTTTCGAGTAGGACGGACACTGTGATAAAG GTTGATAGCGCGAACCGGCGCGGGAGTTTGCTGGAGGTGGTTCAGGTTCTCACTGACATGAATCTCGGTGTTAGAAGAGCTTACATTTCCTCTGATGGAGAATGGTTCATGGATG TTTTTCATGTCACGGATCAAAATGGGAAAAAGTTTGAGCAAGATGATGTAGCTGACCGTATTCAACAG TCACTGGGTCCAAGAGCCTCTAGTTTTCGATCGTTGAGAAGATCTGTTGGGGTTCAAGCTGAAGCAGAACACACAACCATTGAATTAACCGGAAGAGACAGGCCAGGGTTGCTTTCAGAAGTTTTTGCTGTTCTTGCAGACCTCAAATGCAATGTGGTTGCAGCAGAAGTCTGGACACACAATTCAAGAATGGCATCTGTTGTTTACATCACAGATGAGGCGACAGGATTGTCCATCGACAATCCAGATCGCCTTGCTAAGATTAAGCAGCTTCTACTGTATGTGCTGAAAGGAGACATAGACAAGAAGAGTGCCAATACTGCTGTTTCTGTTGGTTCTACTCACAAGGATAGGAGGCTGCATCAGTTGATGTACGCCGACCGTGATTATGACATAGACGATGGAGATTCTGGGTCAACAAGTGACAGGAACAAACTCCTTGTAACTGTTGATGATTGCATAGATAAGGGATACACTGTTGTGAACTTGAGGTGTCCGGATAGACCTAAGTTACTGTTTGATACCGTATGCACTCTCACCGACATGCAGTATGTTGTGTACCATGGAACTGTCATTGCTGAAGGACCAGAGGCATATCAG GAATATTTTATAAGGCATGTGGATGGATGTCCTATCAGTTCTGAAGCAGAAAGGCAAAGAGTGATTCATTGTTTGGAGGCCGCTATTAGGAGAAGAACTTCTGAG GGCATAAAGCTAGAACTATGTGGGGAGGACAGGGTTGGCCTTCTGTCTGATGTAACTCGTATCTTCAGAGAAAATGGCCTTTTAGTGAATCGTGCTGAAGTTACAACCAGGGGCACTCAAGCTATGAATGTTTTCTATGTGACTGATGTGACCGGAAATCCAGTTAAGAGTGAAACAATTGAAGCAGTTCGAAAAGAGATTGGCTTGGCCATTCTGCATGTCAAAGATGATGTATGCTCAAAACCTCCACCCCATGAGAGAGGAAAATTCTCTTTGTCTGGTCTTTTTCGATCAAGCTCTGAGAAGTTTCTTTGCAACTTGGGTCTAATGAAGTCTTATTCTTGA